The Nitrogeniibacter aestuarii genome has a window encoding:
- a CDS encoding AHH domain-containing protein, with the protein MLGNVLKDAKYLKRIKDATDLLSDPGHPRHHGIKMQAHHVISAEGVKKSGLGNDLVRFGYDINLLDNLVFIPSTLQGACHLGVQPHRGDHRAPVEGDEFDDDRKRPDDYHRTIAKRVNELKRLLTDNCPAEDPDRRRTIHQKMDEISKKIAKLIRIVPSKAPLTRVAKHFGPTSKIGCGGVDSIPRHEDHPCPVERHHHGQQGPGQKDEQITYRKDKPYQLKVGR; encoded by the coding sequence ATGCTCGGCAACGTACTGAAGGACGCCAAGTACCTCAAACGCATCAAGGACGCCACGGACCTGCTCTCCGACCCCGGCCACCCGCGCCACCACGGAATCAAGATGCAGGCGCATCATGTGATTTCGGCGGAGGGGGTGAAGAAGTCTGGTCTTGGGAACGATCTCGTTCGATTTGGCTATGACATCAACCTGTTGGACAATCTGGTCTTCATTCCCTCGACGCTACAGGGCGCGTGCCACTTGGGCGTGCAGCCGCACCGGGGAGATCACAGGGCGCCGGTCGAGGGGGATGAGTTTGATGATGATCGGAAGCGACCGGATGACTACCATAGAACGATCGCCAAGCGAGTCAATGAGTTGAAGCGCCTGCTTACCGACAATTGCCCGGCCGAGGATCCGGACCGGCGGCGGACGATTCACCAGAAGATGGATGAGATCAGCAAGAAAATTGCGAAACTCATCCGAATCGTCCCGAGTAAAGCTCCTCTGACGAGAGTTGCGAAGCACTTCGGCCCGACATCAAAGATCGGCTGCGGCGGGGTCGATTCGATTCCTCGCCACGAAGACCATCCCTGCCCGGTGGAGCGACATCACCACGGTCAGCAAGGCCCCGGCCAGAAGGACGAGCAAATCACATACCGGAAAGATAAGCCGTATCAGTTGAAGGTGGGACGATGA
- a CDS encoding phospholipase D-like domain-containing protein: protein MGPKTSLLEACDEYVTLLNLRNWEKLCERYVTEQIYVHSKLMVVDDRIALIGSANIDDRSLLGERDSELAVLVIDDTHEKADIGLGRQTPVRKFARELRMDIWKKLFGITGNVRPATHLQAAIEQPVKPASWKAIQKQARENAEAYEKAFEFVPRNWVDEVEGRVPAKILPTWDSSSDVPEGIAANWGKKGYLKSPLPFQSEFWGKPRYNPTAVAGLNDIKGFITALPVHWTEGENIKFVFPTSLVVQNDRTPAGTPLKTAWDATQEDQAITDEHV, encoded by the coding sequence TTGGGCCCGAAGACATCCCTGCTCGAAGCCTGCGACGAGTACGTCACCTTGCTCAACCTGCGCAACTGGGAAAAGCTTTGCGAGCGCTACGTGACCGAACAGATCTACGTGCACTCAAAGCTGATGGTTGTGGATGACCGGATCGCGCTCATTGGCAGTGCCAACATCGATGACCGCAGCTTGCTGGGCGAACGCGATTCGGAACTGGCGGTACTGGTGATTGACGACACCCATGAGAAGGCCGACATCGGCCTGGGCCGGCAGACGCCGGTGCGCAAGTTTGCGCGGGAACTGCGCATGGACATCTGGAAGAAGCTGTTCGGAATCACCGGCAATGTGCGCCCGGCCACGCATCTGCAGGCGGCCATCGAACAGCCGGTCAAGCCAGCCAGTTGGAAGGCGATTCAGAAGCAGGCGCGGGAGAATGCCGAGGCGTATGAGAAGGCGTTTGAGTTTGTTCCGAGGAATTGGGTAGATGAGGTCGAAGGCAGGGTTCCTGCCAAGATCTTGCCCACTTGGGATTCAAGCTCCGACGTGCCTGAGGGAATAGCGGCCAATTGGGGAAAGAAAGGCTATCTGAAATCGCCATTACCGTTCCAGTCGGAATTCTGGGGTAAGCCACGTTACAACCCGACCGCCGTGGCCGGCCTCAACGACATCAAAGGATTCATTACCGCCCTGCCCGTTCACTGGACCGAAGGCGAGAATATCAAGTTTGTGTTCCCGACATCGCTAGTGGTGCAGAACGATCGTACACCGGCCGGTACGCCGCTAAAGACCGCTTGGGACGCAACGCAAGAAGACCAAGCTATAACGGACGAACACGTATGA
- a CDS encoding type VI secretion system Vgr family protein, whose amino-acid sequence MFSEFSTATRLYDLSWRDSGPELLVEAWWGHEALSQGFELCIDALSTDAHLALKDFLGKAVSLRCALPDGSASTRSGLVRAAFKLGSDGGFTRHRLVVVPWSWLLTQTRNNRVFQDKSVVQIVEQVFATHQQFAAWQWSDEVAGFLERVRPRSYCVQYGETDYAFISRLLAEEGIGWCMEEDDSAPAGHRMRLFADSGAFPEDVQSQVGGIRFHRADSQEESDAIVALGAHRKLGLSVGTTLSYDYKHKKIVATSLPSVQRPGGPNAPVLEDFDDAGLYAYADRAEAEHYAGLMLEAREARFKTFIGRGTVRSFRPGLAFSLSESTLDALVDSPDDATDENATRFGLRSVLHVGINNLTGEAMASIAKRLSGALHTDPGAWEEAETPRADIAHAPAQLPDRILELACERGYGNQFDTQRLSVPWRPVLADGTGERLNPRPTAPGPMTAIVVGPQGEASPNGADELYCDKYGRIKVRFHWQQGLEADDNRSCWLRVASRQAGEGMGWQFLPRIGQEVLVGFLGQDIDRPIVIGALYNGRGEGGVAPTPGGETGSESDTSVFTQATDHSPSAQGNLSAGNSPAWHGGASTGHGHAAALTGFKTKEFGANGSYAGYNQLVFDDTDSQQRVQLKSTESTSELNLGHLIHQADNYRGSFRGTGVELRTDAWGALRAGNGLLMSTWAKGSDREPAGDNSAGMALLKQATTLGETLSGAAKTHQTVQLASALGSQAANQSAIDPDAAPLKALHTVASGMVARDSTGAANSDAGAKNTAVGDGKVPHLTDAAIVQAAKAGLAMVAGQHLQWTVGETATLMSGQDTNFAIAGKTRIHTGQAIGLLAGAIQPGEQNTGIKLIAAQGDIDAQAQSDEMKFQSKKDLKLVSASANIDFAAAKKIVMSVGGGASITIDGGITVQCPGTITVHASKKSFSGPTSESYALPVMPTENSDWVKVDAVYDDAWNTRWPLDDMKLDLGGQPLATHFNLPKTKE is encoded by the coding sequence ATGTTTTCCGAGTTTTCCACCGCCACGCGGCTGTACGATCTGAGCTGGCGCGACAGCGGCCCTGAGTTGCTGGTCGAAGCCTGGTGGGGCCATGAGGCCCTGTCGCAGGGGTTCGAGCTGTGCATCGACGCGCTGTCGACCGACGCACACCTGGCGCTCAAGGACTTTCTGGGCAAGGCGGTGAGCCTGCGCTGCGCCCTGCCCGACGGCAGCGCCAGCACCCGCAGCGGTCTCGTGCGCGCCGCCTTCAAGCTGGGCAGCGACGGCGGCTTCACCCGCCACCGGCTGGTGGTGGTGCCCTGGAGCTGGCTGCTCACGCAAACGCGCAACAACCGCGTCTTCCAGGACAAGAGCGTGGTCCAGATCGTCGAACAGGTATTCGCCACCCACCAGCAGTTCGCTGCCTGGCAGTGGAGCGATGAAGTGGCAGGCTTTCTGGAGCGCGTGCGTCCCCGCAGCTACTGCGTGCAATACGGCGAAACCGACTACGCCTTCATTTCCCGCCTGCTGGCCGAAGAGGGCATCGGCTGGTGCATGGAAGAAGACGACAGCGCCCCGGCCGGCCACCGCATGCGCCTGTTCGCCGACAGCGGCGCCTTCCCCGAAGACGTCCAGTCCCAGGTGGGCGGCATCCGCTTTCACCGCGCCGACTCGCAGGAAGAGAGCGACGCCATCGTCGCGCTCGGCGCCCACCGCAAGCTCGGCCTGTCGGTGGGCACCACGCTCAGCTACGACTACAAGCACAAGAAGATCGTCGCCACCAGCCTGCCCAGCGTGCAGCGCCCCGGCGGCCCCAACGCCCCGGTGCTCGAAGACTTCGACGACGCCGGGCTCTACGCCTACGCCGACCGGGCCGAAGCCGAGCACTACGCCGGGCTCATGCTCGAAGCGCGCGAAGCACGCTTCAAGACCTTCATCGGCCGCGGCACCGTGCGCAGCTTCCGCCCCGGGCTGGCCTTCAGCCTGAGCGAATCGACGCTCGACGCCCTGGTCGACTCACCCGACGACGCCACCGACGAGAACGCCACCCGCTTCGGCCTGCGCTCGGTGCTGCATGTGGGCATCAACAACCTCACCGGCGAAGCCATGGCCAGCATCGCCAAGCGCCTGTCCGGCGCACTGCACACCGACCCCGGCGCCTGGGAAGAGGCCGAGACACCCCGCGCCGACATCGCCCACGCCCCCGCCCAACTGCCCGATCGCATCCTCGAACTGGCCTGCGAGCGCGGCTACGGCAACCAGTTCGACACCCAACGCCTCAGCGTGCCCTGGCGCCCCGTACTGGCCGACGGCACCGGCGAGCGCCTCAACCCGCGCCCCACCGCCCCCGGCCCCATGACCGCCATCGTCGTCGGCCCGCAGGGCGAAGCCAGCCCCAATGGTGCCGACGAGCTCTACTGCGACAAATACGGACGCATCAAGGTGCGCTTCCACTGGCAGCAAGGCCTCGAAGCGGACGACAACCGCAGCTGCTGGCTGCGCGTGGCCAGCCGCCAGGCCGGCGAAGGCATGGGCTGGCAGTTTCTCCCGCGTATCGGGCAGGAAGTGCTCGTGGGCTTCCTGGGGCAGGACATCGACCGCCCCATCGTCATCGGCGCGCTCTACAACGGTCGGGGCGAGGGTGGCGTCGCCCCCACCCCGGGCGGCGAGACCGGCAGCGAATCGGACACCAGCGTCTTCACCCAGGCCACCGACCACAGCCCCTCCGCCCAGGGCAACCTCAGCGCCGGCAACAGCCCCGCCTGGCACGGCGGCGCCTCCACGGGCCACGGCCACGCCGCTGCCCTGACCGGCTTCAAGACCAAGGAGTTTGGTGCCAACGGCAGCTACGCCGGCTACAACCAGCTCGTCTTCGACGACACTGACAGCCAGCAGCGCGTGCAGCTCAAGAGCACCGAATCGACCAGCGAACTCAACCTCGGCCACCTCATCCACCAGGCCGACAACTACCGCGGCTCCTTCCGTGGCACCGGCGTCGAACTCAGAACCGATGCCTGGGGCGCCCTGCGCGCCGGCAACGGCTTGCTCATGAGCACCTGGGCCAAAGGCAGTGACCGAGAACCGGCCGGCGACAACAGCGCCGGCATGGCCCTGCTCAAGCAAGCCACCACCCTAGGCGAAACCCTCTCGGGCGCCGCCAAGACCCACCAGACCGTGCAACTGGCCAGCGCCCTGGGCTCCCAGGCCGCCAACCAGAGCGCCATCGACCCCGACGCCGCCCCCCTCAAGGCCCTGCACACCGTCGCCAGTGGCATGGTCGCCCGGGACAGCACCGGCGCCGCGAACAGCGACGCGGGCGCCAAGAACACCGCCGTGGGCGATGGCAAAGTCCCGCATCTCACCGATGCCGCCATCGTCCAGGCCGCCAAAGCCGGCCTGGCCATGGTTGCCGGGCAACACCTGCAATGGACCGTGGGCGAGACCGCCACCCTCATGAGCGGCCAGGACACCAACTTCGCCATCGCCGGCAAGACCCGTATCCACACCGGCCAGGCCATCGGCCTGCTCGCCGGCGCCATTCAGCCCGGCGAGCAGAACACCGGCATCAAGCTCATTGCCGCACAAGGCGACATCGATGCCCAGGCCCAGAGCGACGAGATGAAGTTCCAGAGCAAGAAGGACCTCAAACTCGTCTCGGCCAGCGCCAACATCGACTTTGCGGCGGCCAAGAAGATCGTCATGTCAGTCGGGGGCGGGGCGAGCATCACCATCGACGGGGGCATCACCGTGCAGTGCCCGGGGACGATTACGGTGCATGCGAGCAAGAAGAGTTTTAGTGGGCCGACGAGCGAGAGTTACGCGTTGCCCGTCATGCCCACTGAGAACAGCGACTGGGTCAAGGTTGACGCGGTATACGACGACGCCTGGAACACCCGTTGGCCCTTGGACGACATGAAGCTCGATCTTGGCGGACAGCCGCTGGCCACCCACTTCAACCTCCCCAAGACCAAGGAGTAA
- a CDS encoding J domain-containing protein: MNDHWDCLGLEPTDDLATIKRAYAKALKLNRPEDDAGAYQRLREAYDWAQQFARWAKANPGWREEDDDPDEDVSETDEAAAPSDLDSPTSSHETRPPPEHEVQIAVSPPDHRAWWQRVGVDPAAVLMPHDRVLLTGEGAAEPLIFVSVLGQAAPTLVPRWHRHVVPEHEATWADPIYGFDDLHAVDANDVLDVLADWRDADDPNEDRSEALVHLLHQLPLREQDEVQVRCAGFVLEQSDLPPRLVLTLANCFDWGRDFRLEQLIGEDDALALYERIERAREDLAELGPRGLRAAQARLSRLLDSARAHAEKRYATFWARLLLSPVAHYRDLKAPDAAVVLSVAELPVRPLSSAVRAVFFVCLLAVAALIGFMHGVDGVLHALGAGTALEPRLTYPLLLLGGGALGYYMMAEWPLPGLVGIFSRLGGTRPGEWLAQQRHQRVTYWLWLAYLLILTVGLTVPYDAMQRDDVAMDPGVWIAISALFSALPLLALWPRGEAWEPLYLPMWGMFSAVLGANTSLGWLMSLPIAAAWIVLAALVAVCHAALADRVVNGFFGLIRPTGFRWVLFFIFIKGVVVFYTALALITPPLWLCVYARDAGWQKVWMAMMIAFGLWGTGLLALDGFSFMVWLMVTLFAMTRLDRLIANTLDTRALGAAGGDARA; this comes from the coding sequence GTGAATGACCACTGGGACTGCCTGGGGCTCGAACCCACCGACGACCTGGCCACCATCAAGCGTGCCTATGCCAAGGCACTCAAGCTCAACCGGCCCGAGGACGATGCCGGCGCCTACCAGCGCCTGCGCGAGGCCTACGACTGGGCGCAGCAATTTGCGCGCTGGGCAAAGGCCAATCCCGGCTGGCGGGAGGAGGACGACGACCCGGACGAGGACGTCAGCGAGACGGATGAGGCTGCCGCGCCATCGGACCTCGACAGCCCGACGAGCAGCCACGAAACGCGCCCACCGCCAGAGCATGAAGTGCAGATCGCGGTATCACCACCGGATCATCGTGCCTGGTGGCAGCGTGTCGGTGTCGATCCGGCCGCCGTGCTCATGCCGCACGATCGCGTGCTGCTCACGGGCGAGGGCGCGGCCGAACCGCTCATCTTCGTGAGTGTGCTGGGGCAGGCCGCGCCAACCCTTGTGCCACGCTGGCATCGGCATGTGGTGCCTGAGCATGAAGCCACCTGGGCCGACCCGATCTACGGTTTCGACGATCTGCACGCCGTCGACGCCAACGACGTGCTCGATGTGCTGGCCGACTGGCGTGACGCCGACGATCCGAATGAAGACCGCAGCGAAGCCCTCGTGCATCTGCTCCATCAGCTGCCGCTGCGCGAACAGGACGAGGTGCAGGTGCGGTGTGCCGGATTCGTGCTGGAGCAATCTGACCTTCCGCCCCGGCTGGTCCTCACGCTGGCAAACTGCTTCGACTGGGGGCGTGATTTCCGGCTCGAACAACTCATCGGTGAAGACGACGCGCTGGCGCTCTATGAGCGCATCGAGCGGGCGCGGGAAGATCTCGCCGAACTCGGGCCGCGAGGCCTCAGGGCCGCGCAGGCGCGCCTGTCTCGCTTGCTCGACTCGGCGCGGGCGCATGCCGAAAAACGCTATGCCACCTTCTGGGCGCGCCTGCTCTTGAGCCCTGTGGCGCACTATCGTGATCTGAAGGCACCAGATGCGGCCGTCGTTCTCTCGGTTGCGGAGCTGCCAGTGCGGCCGCTCTCCAGCGCTGTGCGTGCCGTGTTCTTCGTTTGTCTGCTCGCCGTCGCTGCGCTCATCGGATTCATGCATGGCGTCGACGGCGTGCTCCATGCGCTTGGCGCCGGAACTGCGCTTGAGCCGCGACTGACCTACCCCTTGCTGCTTCTCGGGGGAGGCGCGCTCGGCTATTACATGATGGCCGAATGGCCCCTGCCCGGGCTGGTCGGTATTTTCAGCCGGTTGGGCGGGACGCGGCCGGGCGAATGGCTGGCCCAGCAACGACACCAGCGCGTCACCTACTGGCTCTGGCTGGCCTATCTGCTGATTCTGACGGTGGGTTTGACCGTGCCTTACGACGCCATGCAGAGGGACGACGTGGCGATGGATCCCGGCGTCTGGATTGCGATATCGGCGCTCTTCAGTGCCTTGCCATTGCTTGCCCTATGGCCGCGCGGTGAAGCATGGGAGCCTCTGTATCTCCCCATGTGGGGCATGTTCAGCGCGGTGCTGGGGGCAAACACCAGTCTGGGCTGGCTGATGTCGCTGCCCATTGCCGCGGCCTGGATCGTGCTGGCGGCGCTGGTCGCGGTGTGCCATGCCGCGCTGGCCGATCGCGTGGTCAATGGCTTCTTCGGGTTGATCCGTCCCACTGGTTTCCGCTGGGTCCTGTTCTTCATTTTCATCAAGGGCGTCGTGGTGTTCTATACCGCACTCGCCCTGATCACCCCGCCACTGTGGTTGTGCGTCTATGCGCGCGATGCGGGCTGGCAGAAGGTGTGGATGGCCATGATGATCGCCTTCGGCCTGTGGGGGACCGGGCTGCTGGCGCTCGACGGCTTCAGCTTCATGGTGTGGCTCATGGTGACGCTCTTTGCCATGACGCGGCTCGACCGCCTGATCGCCAATACGCTCGACACGCGAGCCCTGGGCGCCGCCGGAGGCGACGCCCGCGCCTGA
- a CDS encoding Hsp70 family protein yields MMIGIDLGTTNSLVGVFRDGEATLIPNALGHVLTPSAVGIDEQGNMLVGLPARERIATHPDHTAIAFKRWMGTDKTLMLGKKRFRPEELSALVLGALKRDAEAFLGEPVTEAVISVPAYFNEAQRKATKTAAELAGLKVERLLNEPTAAGLAYGLAERQEMSTFLVFDLGGGTFDVSVLEYFEGVVEVRASAGDTRLGGEDFVQVLIRLFLERCKALSAADRERIERDQSLWRIAEQAKRDLGEHEQVVMRLRFGDATHEHTITRADFEAACADLLQRLRHPIERALKDAQLDPGALTEIVLVGGASRMPVVRQMVTRLFGRLPLRHINPDETVARGAAIQAALKARDAALDEVVLTDVMPFSLGIIISQETGGRRIPDRFSPIIERNTPVPVSRVGSYCTVRDQQAAIFLDIRQGESPVGSDNLKLGELEMPVAALPAGEANVDVRFTYDVNGLLDIEVTDTRTGHKVSTVIKQSENVMTEAQIAEALAKLADLKVHPREKQENIYLVNRAKRLYEDNLGEVRQQILDWLSRFEGILESQDERRIRQARTDFAAALDSIDRGFIL; encoded by the coding sequence ATGATGATTGGTATCGATCTGGGCACCACCAACAGTCTGGTGGGGGTGTTTCGCGACGGTGAAGCGACCTTGATTCCCAATGCACTGGGGCATGTGCTGACCCCGTCCGCGGTCGGCATCGACGAGCAAGGCAACATGCTGGTGGGCTTGCCGGCACGCGAGCGCATCGCGACCCACCCGGATCACACCGCGATCGCCTTCAAGCGCTGGATGGGTACCGACAAGACCCTGATGCTGGGCAAGAAGCGTTTTCGCCCTGAAGAACTCTCTGCGCTGGTGCTGGGTGCGCTCAAGCGCGACGCCGAAGCGTTTCTCGGCGAGCCGGTCACCGAGGCCGTCATCAGCGTGCCGGCCTACTTCAACGAGGCGCAGCGCAAGGCCACCAAGACCGCGGCCGAACTGGCCGGGCTCAAGGTGGAGCGCCTGCTCAACGAGCCGACCGCTGCGGGGCTGGCCTACGGGCTGGCCGAACGTCAGGAGATGAGTACTTTTCTGGTCTTCGACCTGGGGGGCGGCACCTTCGACGTGTCGGTGCTGGAGTATTTCGAGGGCGTGGTCGAGGTGCGTGCCAGCGCGGGCGATACCCGGCTTGGCGGTGAGGACTTCGTGCAGGTGCTCATCCGCCTGTTTCTGGAGCGTTGCAAGGCGCTGAGTGCGGCCGATCGCGAACGCATCGAGCGCGACCAGAGCCTGTGGCGTATCGCCGAGCAGGCCAAGCGCGATCTGGGCGAGCACGAGCAGGTCGTCATGCGCCTCCGGTTCGGTGACGCGACTCACGAACACACCATCACCCGGGCCGACTTCGAGGCCGCCTGCGCCGATCTGCTCCAGCGCCTGCGCCACCCCATCGAGCGCGCGCTCAAGGACGCTCAGCTCGACCCGGGCGCCTTGACCGAAATCGTGCTGGTGGGCGGTGCGAGCCGCATGCCGGTGGTGCGCCAGATGGTGACCCGGTTGTTCGGTCGGCTGCCGCTGCGCCATATCAACCCGGACGAGACCGTGGCCCGCGGTGCGGCGATTCAGGCGGCGCTGAAGGCGCGTGATGCGGCGCTGGACGAAGTGGTGCTCACCGACGTGATGCCGTTTTCCCTCGGCATCATCATCAGCCAGGAGACAGGTGGGCGGCGCATTCCCGACCGGTTTTCGCCGATCATCGAACGCAATACCCCGGTACCGGTGTCGCGCGTAGGGAGCTACTGCACGGTCCGGGACCAGCAGGCCGCGATCTTTCTGGATATTCGTCAGGGCGAATCGCCCGTGGGCTCGGACAACCTCAAGCTGGGCGAACTGGAAATGCCCGTTGCCGCCCTGCCGGCGGGCGAGGCCAACGTGGATGTGCGCTTTACCTATGACGTGAACGGCCTGCTCGACATCGAAGTGACCGACACCCGCACCGGCCACAAGGTGAGCACCGTCATCAAGCAGTCTGAAAACGTGATGACCGAGGCGCAGATTGCCGAGGCGCTGGCTAAGCTCGCCGATCTCAAGGTGCACCCGCGCGAGAAGCAGGAAAACATCTATCTGGTGAATCGGGCCAAGCGGCTGTACGAAGACAACCTGGGCGAGGTGCGTCAGCAGATTCTCGACTGGCTCTCCCGTTTCGAGGGCATCCTCGAGTCCCAGGACGAGCGTCGCATCCGTCAGGCACGCACGGACTTTGCCGCCGCGCTCGACAGCATCGATCGTGGCTTCATTCTCTGA
- a CDS encoding aminotransferase class V-fold PLP-dependent enzyme: MPGLLPDVDPDGLLEYSVVYTDRSLNHMSQKFQTVMRDVSRILKDTYKAESAVLVPGGGTYGMEAVARQFASGKKALVIRNGWFSFRWTQIFDMGNIPSSHTVLKARRTSDEYQAPFAPAPIDEVVATIRAEKPAMVFAPHVETAAGMILPDDYLKAVAEATHEVGGLFVLDCIASGTVWVDMQATGVDILISAPQKGWSGSPCCAMVMMSQRALEVIETTTSTSFAADLKKWMQIMNAYLGGGHAYHATMPTDGITKMRNTMLEMEGIGFEKLKSAQIELGRRVRDLLEGHGFKSVAAPGFQAPGVVVSYTEDDATHTGKTFMTKGLQTAAGVPLQCDEPADFKSFRVGLFGLDKLMDVDRTVATLNTALNAA; the protein is encoded by the coding sequence GTGCCAGGCTTGTTACCAGACGTCGATCCCGACGGCTTGCTCGAATACTCGGTGGTTTACACCGACCGATCACTCAACCACATGTCGCAGAAGTTCCAGACGGTCATGCGGGATGTGTCGCGGATTCTCAAAGACACCTACAAGGCAGAATCGGCCGTGCTGGTACCCGGCGGCGGCACCTACGGCATGGAGGCCGTGGCGCGCCAGTTCGCGTCCGGCAAGAAGGCGCTGGTGATCCGCAATGGCTGGTTCAGCTTCCGCTGGACGCAGATCTTCGACATGGGCAACATTCCGTCGAGCCACACGGTACTCAAGGCGCGTCGCACCAGCGATGAATATCAGGCCCCCTTTGCGCCGGCACCCATCGATGAGGTGGTGGCGACCATTCGCGCCGAGAAGCCGGCCATGGTGTTTGCGCCGCATGTGGAAACCGCCGCCGGCATGATCCTGCCCGACGACTACCTCAAGGCCGTGGCCGAGGCCACGCACGAGGTGGGCGGCCTGTTCGTGCTCGACTGCATTGCCTCGGGCACCGTGTGGGTGGACATGCAGGCCACCGGTGTGGACATCCTCATCAGCGCGCCGCAAAAGGGCTGGAGCGGCTCACCCTGCTGCGCCATGGTGATGATGAGCCAGCGGGCACTCGAGGTCATCGAAACGACCACCAGCACCAGCTTCGCCGCCGACCTGAAGAAGTGGATGCAGATCATGAATGCCTACCTCGGCGGCGGCCATGCCTACCACGCCACCATGCCGACCGATGGCATCACGAAGATGCGCAATACCATGCTGGAGATGGAGGGCATCGGGTTCGAGAAGCTCAAGAGCGCCCAGATCGAGCTGGGCCGCCGTGTGCGCGACCTGCTCGAAGGGCATGGCTTCAAGAGTGTGGCGGCGCCAGGCTTCCAGGCGCCGGGCGTGGTGGTGAGCTACACCGAAGACGACGCCACCCACACCGGCAAAACGTTCATGACCAAAGGCCTTCAGACCGCTGCGGGCGTGCCGCTACAGTGCGACGAACCTGCCGACTTCAAGAGCTTCCGCGTGGGCTTGTTCGGCCTCGACAAGCTGATGGACGTGGACCGCACCGTCGCCACGCTCAACACGGCGCTCAACGCGGCGTGA
- a CDS encoding T6SS immunity protein Tli4 family protein, protein MSYRNIAMALGLCLPLGACADKPANQTWPIECVGRMQISLPGEADQAALPSSAFIEQFAATQTKRIRHTYSDGSYASRVNLYFRAGVEVSQKLSNQEVANLKGAIKERNIRVQQHAKDQGGQVTYLNTGPLEGSVLVRSDVFYISSTLIFGQHALTWKLRTDEKRFDEVKALANGLSTNLRPRPLFDTPHEPGVCLPYAFIRDDGTTPHSIAMSYRLNDHPDIVINLESSSASPTPKKGDHARPDTVTDETRTSDFWNQQMTWLHTFKTHWKRPFSMRSVDIAGRKGTASFVEVVREKGGPTDHIYLVVARGNPDAPEAEPDIRLFVEQTQENATKRGITPLTQDEVQALAEQITASVSIRPTL, encoded by the coding sequence ATGAGCTACCGGAATATTGCGATGGCCCTCGGGCTTTGTCTGCCGCTGGGCGCTTGCGCCGACAAGCCTGCAAACCAGACATGGCCAATCGAATGCGTAGGGCGCATGCAGATTTCGTTGCCGGGCGAGGCCGATCAGGCAGCCTTACCAAGTTCGGCATTCATTGAACAGTTTGCCGCAACTCAGACAAAGCGTATCCGGCACACGTACTCAGATGGGTCGTACGCTTCGCGGGTCAATTTATATTTTCGCGCCGGCGTGGAAGTCAGTCAAAAACTCAGCAATCAGGAAGTCGCGAATCTGAAGGGGGCCATCAAGGAGCGAAATATCCGGGTACAGCAGCATGCGAAAGACCAAGGCGGACAAGTGACATATTTGAATACTGGTCCGCTTGAAGGCTCAGTGCTGGTGCGAAGCGATGTGTTTTACATCTCTTCCACATTGATATTTGGCCAACATGCGCTGACATGGAAACTTCGCACGGACGAAAAACGCTTTGACGAAGTGAAGGCTTTGGCTAACGGTTTGAGCACGAACCTTCGTCCCCGCCCCCTTTTCGACACCCCCCACGAACCTGGCGTCTGCCTGCCCTATGCCTTCATCCGCGACGACGGCACCACCCCGCACAGCATCGCCATGAGCTACCGGCTCAATGATCACCCGGACATCGTCATCAATCTGGAGAGCAGTAGCGCAAGCCCCACACCGAAAAAGGGCGACCATGCCCGCCCGGATACCGTCACAGACGAGACGCGCACGAGTGATTTCTGGAACCAGCAGATGACATGGCTGCACACGTTCAAAACCCACTGGAAGCGCCCATTCTCCATGCGCAGTGTGGACATCGCCGGTCGTAAAGGCACGGCATCGTTCGTGGAAGTGGTGCGCGAAAAAGGCGGTCCCACCGACCACATCTATCTCGTGGTCGCGCGCGGCAATCCGGACGCCCCCGAGGCTGAGCCGGACATCCGCTTGTTCGTCGAGCAGACGCAGGAGAACGCCACCAAGCGCGGCATTACGCCGCTGACGCAGGACGAGGTGCAAGCGCTGGCCGAGCAGATCACTGCGAGCGTGTCGATCAGGCCCACTCTCTGA